TTATCGACGCCTATTAGAGAATGTAGCgtttgattatattttttcccggTCTATTCACTGTTTAAGTTTTACTAAACAGTCAAGGACAAATGTGATCGAATCGTAAAATAATCCATCAGTAAAACGCATATGAACCCGGTGAAGCACGTGTCGAGTGGCATCTGGGTAAAAAAAGAgaacaaatacaaataaattctttcattctataatattttttcacacgcccttttctttttaattttcttctGGCTGGAAAAATACACTACAAATACTCTACACACACGCGAACACACAGTTATCACACAACTTAGACATTACCcaagaataaaacaaatgtcTGCCACAAATATCTACCCCAACTACAACGCACCGAACCCGGAACCTtcggcaaaaaaaaaacataagctcTATAATACTGGCCATCTGCGTCATTCGATCGATAAAATGATCACAGAGTCCATAGAACAATTCAGACTCGGAATCGACTCAAACTCAGAATAAAATCTCATTCCTCACCTCCACAGATAACCCTTCTCACGGCGTGCTTGGCAGCAGCATCAGCTCAGCAGTACGGACCCACCACCACCCCCGTGCCAATCCTGAAGCAGATCAACAAACAGAACGATGACGGCTCTTACAGCTTCGGTTATGAAGCTGCTGATGGGTCGTTCAAGATCGAGACCAAGTATCCCAATGGCGATGTGGCCGGGAAGTACGGATATGTGGATGCTGAAGGGAAGACGAGGGAGGTGTCGTATGGAGCTGGCAGTAAACGAGGGTTCGAGCCGCAAGGTTTGTTCTTTTCATTGTTTTTGTGTTGGTGTAGCTTCGCTAATCTCAGTTTGCGGGGTTTAACATTTAAAACGATCGCTTTGACATAGTACAAAGACTTTTCGTAAGAACGTTGTCATAGATTTACTTACACTCAGTTGCAGAAAGCAatagtaaatataattttgcatTCATAcatgatgataaaatattttttttaaatcactttTTGAAATGATCAGGCCACAGAGGTATTTAGCTACTTAATTCGTATTAATTTCTAATTCAGATACGCATTTCATTTCAACATAGGATATGTTTACAAACGTAGTTTACGATACGCTATCATTTTCTGACCGCTTCAATCATACTATTTAGTTGTCTACGACAGGATGTGTGCTCACATGAGGTGGCAATGACCTGAGTTTGCTACACTTTGCTAAATGGTATACGTCTGTGTAAACATAATCATGAGTAGAATCAATCTGGGCTACATTACAACATGGCTACATATTTCACATGCTGTTAGAAGATTCCCATGCTACAGGTTCTTATGTAATTAAAATCAATATGTTGCTGTGAATCTCTGAATTTTTAACGCTATATATTACAGaaaattaagtatatacaAAGATGATCGCACACAGaaaatatattgttaaatAGGATATAAACATTACCTAATCAAAACAAATCACACCAAGAGCAATAAAACAACATTAACTGCCTTTGACTTAACTGCATTCCTAATTCGATTGTCGAAAGCAATAACGTACGCGACCTCTAACTAGATCTAATTAAACCTCATTTGCCAGTATGAATGTCCAGCAGTCGCGCTGTATGCCTATTTGGGTGACGTTATGCAACCTTTCATCTCTGGTCACCTGCCAGTTGTAACCTTCACGCACTGGTTGGCTGGACACAAGTGGCATAGACAATTATGCACTGTGAAGAAAAAAAGTTAAGGAATGAGCGCGCGTCTTAGTGGCGGGTGATATTGCCCTAAAAATGGCGGCAAGGAGAGAAATGCGGCGATTTTCAGTGATAAGCTCTTGTGAAGATTTGatagcaaaaacaaaaaaaatgctcTAAAGCCGGTTATTTTTAATCTTTCTTAgcatacaaaaacaataacaccAATATGAGTAGTTTACACACCTTTTCTAAAGAAAATCGTGTTGATGGCAACaccagtttatttttaattaatgtttattgTCAAATAGTAGTTTAAAAACCACTTcacaaatcaaatcaaataaggttacctgtaagagatcgctcttcgcaataaggccgcctattgatCATTGCTCCcattttttaagtattctttgtatgttttgcTATTTTTGGTGGCCAAAAAAGTTATATTCTATTCATTCTCAATTTCCAGGAACCGGCATCATGGTGCCTCCGCCAACCCTGAATGACCCGCCGAGCAACGCGCTCACCGACGGACAAGAAGACGACGGCCAGTACCGGGAAGACCCCAGCATTTATGAGGACCCCAAGTATAATAGTAGGAGCCAGAAGTCACGACCAGGCCAGGGGTTCCGGTCGTACCAGACTGAGCCGCAATACCAGACGCAGGTAACCTCATCcgactaataataataaaggctAAAGTTTATGAGTATGTGTtcgtgtatgtgtatgtttgttacttggtcacgtcaaaacggcccGAATCCTGGACTAATAATATGCAGGGTACTTTCTATCGCGGAATtccacggaaaaacttttcAGGCGATGCTatgctcgcgggaacagctaggtAATTCAGAATGTTGCACAaagggtatttttttttttcatattattaattctgataatttatctttatctttatcagGTCCAGCAACCTGCCCAGCCGAGGTATCAACCCCAACCACAACCACAAGCGCAGCCTAACTTCCAGGATTCCTTCTTCAGCCAGTCCCCTCAGCAGTTCCCGAGGCCCCAGTCTCAGATCTACCACCAGCAGCCCCAGTTCTCGTACCAAGCGTACACGCCACAGCAGAACTACCAACCCCAGCCGACTTACCAACCCCAGCCGGCGTATCAACCCCAGCCGGCGTACCAACCCCAACAGGCGTATCAACCCCAGTATCAGAACTACCAGAATCACAATCCCTTCCTGGGTCACCCCGCTACCAACTTTGACCCGTCAACGGGATCTTATACCATCAACTTTACTGGTTAGGTTTTAGTTGTCTAAGCGTAGACTGTAAACATCTTATTGTTAAAAAAGCTAATTCTAAGCTAAGGttcaaatattttgaaaactaaTGCGAAAGAATGCAAATGTGAAGAGAATAGGCCGTTAACTTTTTTAAGAATAAgataaatgtacaaatatattttttactggcTGGTtttttactaagtaggtattagttcatttttattttgttacgaCTAGTCAATACTTTTTTAAAcgtagtttttagttttattttttgttaactaACATAACTTTCCTGAAGTAACAACGCACCCTATTTATTGATGTAGTGATATTTTCATCtatttaaatctaattattgtatgtaaacttatcaatttaagtctaaatttaatgttttttaggctttttaaatatattacttatacacGACACTAAACATTAAGACGACAACTTCAACTACGAAAATCAAGTGTACGTTTCATTGAGTGTAATTTATTACATTCATACAAAAAATCATCAAAAGTAAGTTGTAATTACTAAAgctcattcatttattttatgatattttagtATGTTTCATCCTACTGTACTTATATCAATTTAACTAACACTTTCTacctttatttatgtatttctttaCGAGTTCGCCTTTACCTAACTATTaccaaaaaaacaataacgAAATCTGTACCAACCTacgatttgtttataaattaggCTTAAGtaacatttatataaatacgtATTGTAAACAATATTGAGTAATTACGAGTGTTGTGGCGTGAGTGCAAATGATCTGCGCACGCGTCGATTTCAAAGTGATCAAACTGTCAATCGTCACACGAAACGTGGACCGAGTGTAAATatcgattaaataaaaatgttacgtaaataaaaacaatgggGTTTTCTTTTCCTGATTGCTGTTTTTATTAGAAAGTCGTGCAGGTACCACAAGTGTTATACCATACTTGGTGGTTCTAACATTCATTACAACATTTATTAGATAGGGGGTCGCTCTTGTAATGAAAAACAGCTCTATAATATGTACTACACACACAAtggtatcgattctgaagggcacattctaattttaacgctgtcaaaaaacgcttacattctctctaaatttatttggcattctgaaggcaccgtttatctccaaaattagagacgtcactttaaattttgaatctgacagcgttaaaactaTTCAACTTAGGTTAGATGGTCTAATTGGTATTCTGAAGGTGTCatttttagcgctgtcaacttaaaattagcAACTTTCTTCGTAAATTTAAAAGGGGTCCAAACAGGtgccttttaaaataatactaaaatttctaaaagtaaaaCCGTGAAATATATGGGAAATTGTTGTTGTAGGTGCATAAATATGGATTTAACTTAGAGCTGATGTGTTGTTGAAGCATGTAAAGCTAATTGCAACGACgctaacatattatttttggcGAAACTACGATGTGAAAGTGACTCTGttttgtcatattattatttctgatcTTTGGACTGAATGACTGAAAAACGTGTTAGTGACAAGGTAGGCATGAACCGGGTTGCTTAAAACAACTTAAGTTATAGTTCTAGGTCTAAAAATTAATCAACACACCTACCGATCTACTTCAGGATTACACTAGCCCTAACACCTCGGCTTTCCTCTTCCAAACAGACCGGCTCTACATACATGAGGAACACCTTAACCTTAACTCACCTACTTTTGTACCTATCTAACTCTCTACTTACCCCTTTCAACTTGtaagaatattttactcaaagtGGTCTCTACATAGCTCCAAtatttaactacctattttgttacaggaaaaaacaagttatacctacctaggttaccttttatctgaaaaatcTGCCTGACTTTAAGaaactatataggtacttactacctactatactattactttttatgaaagaagaaatacattttatggacgtaaaactttatttgggtgaataacacacacaacacacactgTTTGAGTAATTTTTCTGACACCAATATACACAATTGCTGTATTTCATTTCTGTAtcttatttccattatccttctagttagtaggtaggtaactaggaCGGTGGTCTGATGGTCGTTTTAGTATTGTTTTCCCGGAGAGGAATTAATATATTGTATCCAGCGTTTCATGTTTAGTTTATGGGTGTGgttgatttttcattttctttgttgttgtcactgaaaaataaagtaagtataggtaagttgtatggatagttgacagaataATCTTAtccttataggtaggtacctatttacacaaaactttaaatattagaaacgaaaacgctagaacaaaaacataagtaaCCAGATAGTTAGTAACCAGATTCCCaactgataaaaatatttacttagatTTTACGTaacttcctaaaataattcgtaAACTTACACACAAGCACCTTATCGATTTtacaattgcatattgcaaacacaaacgtaataatttataatagatgtttgtttaacaaaaatactttaaaaaaatagcggcaaacttttcggaAAAGTCAATATGGCGGTGAtggcgccgcgccggcgcggcggTGCGCCTCTCTTGCAGcccagcgcgcatgcgccatagagatgtacctagtgcaatgttaCTTGCTTCCGAactatgcttgaatgaaaaaataatcgatgctggatcgatttctgggtaggtacttttattataattatatgcgtttttggtaaatataaatacgtaCACATCGGAAATacgttaagtaagtacctactgataaagtatttgtgcttttgtaagtattcgatacttttcatATTCTTATATGAATATCATCCCTTACACAGTCatctacttaagtatataacgtaacatcatcatcaactattaaacatttaagtaagtaagtacttacattaaatatcGTGGATAACACATAGATGTAgaacttagtacctacttacatactttactgaaaaactattgtttaaaatattctagtgcaataatcgattatattcgattattctattttatcaacttaccccatctctactctattatattttttaattcacTCGGAAATGTATATAGAACACCATAGAGCCATAGAAGCATTTTCTAGCTAGagttaccagttgcaataatgaattatgaatatgttacataaatatttgaaattatcaCCAAAACCTATATAAATGAAgggtatttaattcttttcaactactatttaggataattaaatttatttggagtactttaagGTTAAAATGTTAATCGATATTTTCGATTGTAATATCCTTAAgtacatggccacactcatttTAAAGACGTCAAATGAGCCTTCTAAATTTAGTTGGCCGTTAAAATcgttgccttcagaatagcaaaaattagcactgtcagttaaatttagagattttagctcattttaaaattaggaagtgcgcccttcagaatcggtaccaatattagtctatgatAATGGTACCGATTCTGAAGGGCGCActtcctaattttaaaattagctaaaatctctaaatttaactgacagcgctaatttttgctattctgaaggcaacgATTTTAACGGCCAACTAAATTTAGAAGGCTCATTTGACGTCTTTAaaatgagtgtggccatgTTCTTAAGGATATTACAATCGAAAATATCGATTAacttttttaaccttaaagtactccaaataaatttaattatcctaaatagtagttgaaaataattattagaattaaataccctgcat
This window of the Plutella xylostella chromosome 12, ilPluXylo3.1, whole genome shotgun sequence genome carries:
- the LOC105382168 gene encoding activating signal cointegrator 1 complex subunit 2 homolog yields the protein MIVLKITLLTACLAAASAQQYGPTTTPVPILKQINKQNDDGSYSFGYEAADGSFKIETKYPNGDVAGKYGYVDAEGKTREVSYGAGSKRGFEPQGTGIMVPPPTLNDPPSNALTDGQEDDGQYREDPSIYEDPKYNSRSQKSRPGQGFRSYQTEPQYQTQVQQPAQPRYQPQPQPQAQPNFQDSFFSQSPQQFPRPQSQIYHQQPQFSYQAYTPQQNYQPQPTYQPQPAYQPQPAYQPQQAYQPQYQNYQNHNPFLGHPATNFDPSTGSYTINFTG